One segment of Gordonia terrae DNA contains the following:
- a CDS encoding SDR family NAD(P)-dependent oxidoreductase, which yields MDINGASAIVTGGASGIGAAAARQLAAKGAKVIVADLNADKGEELAKEIGGQFVAVDVTSTEQIEAAVNAATELGPLRALVNSAGIGWAQRTIGRDGEFGSAHNLDAYKKVIAINLIGTFDCIRLAATAMSRNEPLDAHGERGAIVNMASVAAFDGQIGQASYSSSKGGVVGMTLPVARDLAAVGIRVNTIAPGLIDTPIYGEGESAEAFKAKLGESVLFPHRLGAPDELASMVVELVTNSYMNAEVIRVDGGIRMPPK from the coding sequence GTGGATATCAATGGAGCTAGTGCAATCGTCACAGGTGGCGCGTCGGGTATCGGCGCAGCTGCGGCTCGCCAGCTGGCGGCCAAGGGTGCGAAGGTCATCGTCGCCGACCTCAACGCGGACAAGGGCGAGGAACTCGCCAAGGAGATCGGCGGGCAGTTCGTCGCCGTCGACGTGACCTCGACCGAACAGATCGAAGCCGCCGTCAACGCGGCCACCGAACTCGGCCCGCTGCGCGCGCTGGTCAACTCGGCCGGCATCGGCTGGGCCCAGCGCACCATCGGCCGCGACGGCGAGTTCGGCTCGGCGCACAACCTGGACGCGTACAAGAAGGTCATCGCGATCAACCTGATCGGCACCTTCGACTGCATCCGTCTCGCCGCCACCGCGATGAGCCGCAACGAGCCGCTCGACGCCCACGGTGAGCGCGGTGCGATCGTCAACATGGCCAGTGTTGCTGCCTTCGACGGCCAGATCGGCCAGGCCTCGTACTCGTCGTCCAAGGGCGGCGTCGTCGGCATGACCCTCCCGGTCGCGCGCGACCTGGCGGCGGTCGGCATCCGCGTCAACACCATCGCCCCCGGTCTGATCGACACCCCGATCTACGGTGAGGGCGAATCGGCCGAGGCGTTCAAGGCCAAGCTCGGCGAGTCGGTCCTGTTCCCGCACCGCCTGGGTGCACCGGACGAGCTCGCCTCGATGGTCGTCGAACTCGTCACCAACAGCTACATGAACGCCGAGGTCATCCGCGTCGACGGCGGCATCCGGATGCCACCGAAGTAG
- a CDS encoding VanW family protein, with protein sequence MDGVVTPGSRRARSALRAVLAVVAVITLVLAVDLVATHSDSARNAVVGGIDAGGRDSAELDPVLDELTARSERPVVLRTPEGSAEVAPADLGLAFDADATRARLLEQPRNPLVRLAALFGRDADIEPVVTLDRTAMNAALDARRTSLEKAAVEGGVHYDGTEPVGDQPAAGERIARDAAAATLIDRWLDGAPVDLPMEPFSPTVTAEVVAATVAGPAERVTSAPVRLVDRRKRTVEVPAGDLASMLTFGPDGRGGLSPRADEKVGRAILAPDLDASQRAPVNARFSLASGRPVVVPGVDGASINWPKTLAAVATSAAADGGNRTVEVVYDEVEPKLTTDAARKLGVTELISEYTTGGFSSASGENIRLVAAEVDGALVLPGKVFSLNGHTGPRGSEQGYVESTIIDHGRASNAVGGGISQFATTLYNAAYFAGLEDVDHTEHAYYISRYPEAREATVFEGAIDLKFRNNTRHGVLIETSWSPSSVTVRLWGTKAFEVESVTGERFATTDPQRVRVPRGDDCIPSSGSKGFTTSDTRIIKDARTGREIDRSTRTVRYAPEPIVKCV encoded by the coding sequence ATGGATGGAGTTGTGACCCCAGGCTCTCGCCGAGCACGATCCGCGCTACGCGCTGTGCTCGCCGTCGTCGCCGTGATCACCCTCGTCCTCGCCGTCGACCTCGTGGCGACCCACTCCGACTCCGCGCGCAACGCCGTCGTCGGCGGGATCGACGCGGGCGGCCGCGACTCCGCCGAACTGGACCCCGTCCTCGACGAGCTGACGGCCCGGTCAGAGCGGCCCGTCGTGCTTCGGACGCCGGAGGGTTCGGCCGAGGTCGCACCCGCCGACCTCGGACTCGCCTTCGACGCCGACGCCACGCGTGCCCGCCTGCTCGAGCAGCCGCGCAACCCGCTCGTGCGTCTGGCTGCGCTGTTCGGCCGTGACGCCGACATCGAACCGGTCGTCACCCTGGATCGAACCGCGATGAACGCCGCGCTCGACGCCCGGCGCACATCTCTCGAGAAGGCCGCCGTCGAAGGCGGCGTGCACTACGACGGCACCGAACCGGTCGGGGATCAACCCGCCGCGGGCGAACGCATCGCCCGGGACGCGGCGGCCGCCACCCTCATCGACCGCTGGCTCGACGGTGCGCCCGTCGACCTGCCCATGGAGCCTTTCTCGCCGACCGTCACCGCCGAGGTCGTCGCCGCTACCGTCGCCGGGCCGGCCGAACGTGTGACGTCGGCTCCCGTGCGGCTTGTCGACCGGCGGAAACGGACGGTCGAGGTCCCCGCGGGCGACCTGGCGTCGATGCTGACCTTCGGCCCCGACGGGCGCGGCGGGCTCAGTCCCCGGGCCGACGAGAAGGTGGGCCGCGCGATCCTCGCCCCCGACCTCGACGCCTCCCAACGGGCCCCGGTCAATGCGAGGTTCAGCCTCGCGTCCGGCCGTCCGGTGGTGGTGCCCGGGGTCGACGGCGCCTCGATCAACTGGCCGAAGACCCTCGCCGCCGTCGCGACGAGTGCGGCGGCCGACGGTGGCAACCGCACGGTCGAGGTCGTCTACGACGAGGTGGAGCCGAAGCTCACGACCGACGCCGCCCGCAAGCTCGGGGTCACGGAACTGATCAGCGAGTACACCACGGGCGGGTTCTCGAGTGCGTCCGGCGAGAACATCCGGCTCGTCGCCGCGGAGGTCGACGGAGCGCTCGTGCTGCCCGGAAAGGTGTTCTCGCTCAACGGACACACCGGCCCGCGCGGTTCGGAACAGGGCTACGTCGAGTCGACGATCATCGACCACGGACGGGCGTCGAACGCGGTCGGCGGCGGCATCTCCCAGTTCGCGACGACGCTGTACAACGCGGCGTACTTCGCCGGGCTCGAAGATGTCGACCACACCGAGCACGCGTACTACATCTCGCGGTACCCCGAGGCGCGGGAGGCGACGGTCTTCGAGGGCGCCATCGATCTGAAGTTCCGGAACAACACGCGGCACGGTGTCCTGATCGAGACGAGCTGGTCGCCGTCGTCGGTGACCGTGCGGCTGTGGGGCACCAAGGCATTCGAGGTGGAGTCGGTGACCGGCGAACGGTTCGCGACCACCGATCCGCAGCGGGTTCGCGTCCCCCGCGGGGACGACTGCATCCCCAGTAGTGGGAGCAAGGGTTTCACGACGTCGGACACGCGCATCATCAAGGACGCACGGACCGGCCGGGAGATCGACCGATCGACCCGCACCGTCCGCTATGCGCCCGAGCCGATCGTGAAGTGCGTCTGA
- a CDS encoding acetyl-CoA C-acetyltransferase produces MAEQSNPTDNKSTDKRGTRTDRPVAILGGNRIPFARQDKAYAKVSNQEMFTAALDGLVSRFSLQGEQLGMVAGGAVLKHARDFNLIRESVLGSALSPYTPAFDIQQACGTGLQAITTVADGIARGRYDAAIGGGVDTTSDAPIAVGEGLRRQLLEVNRARSTKDQLLGAAKLLTKLGIEIPRNGEPRSGMSMGEHAAVTAKEFGIKRADQDELAARSHQNMAAAYDSGFFDDLITPFLGLTRDQNLRGDSTAEKLAKLKPVFGVSLGDATMTAGNSTPLTDGASTVLLASDEWAADRGLPVLAYFVDSETAAVDYVNGPDGLLMAPTYAVPRLLARNGLTLQDFDFYEIHEAFASVVLATLQAWESEEYCKERLGLDSALGSIDRSKLNVHGSSLAAGHPFAATGGRIVAQAAKQIKENGGGRALISICAAGGQGVTAIIEG; encoded by the coding sequence GTGGCCGAACAGTCCAACCCCACCGACAACAAGTCCACCGACAAGCGCGGGACCCGCACCGACCGTCCCGTCGCGATCCTCGGCGGTAACCGCATCCCGTTCGCCCGTCAGGACAAGGCGTACGCGAAGGTCAGCAACCAGGAGATGTTCACCGCCGCACTCGACGGTCTCGTGAGCCGCTTCAGCCTGCAGGGCGAGCAGCTCGGCATGGTGGCCGGTGGCGCGGTCCTCAAACACGCGCGTGATTTCAATCTCATCCGGGAGTCGGTGCTCGGTTCGGCCCTGTCGCCGTACACACCCGCCTTCGACATCCAGCAGGCGTGCGGCACCGGACTGCAGGCCATCACGACGGTCGCCGACGGCATTGCCCGCGGTCGCTACGACGCCGCGATCGGGGGCGGCGTCGACACCACCTCGGACGCGCCGATCGCGGTCGGTGAGGGCCTGCGTCGTCAGCTGCTCGAGGTCAACCGGGCCCGCAGCACCAAAGATCAGCTCCTCGGCGCGGCGAAGTTGTTGACCAAGCTCGGTATCGAGATCCCGCGCAACGGCGAGCCCCGCTCCGGCATGTCGATGGGCGAGCACGCCGCCGTCACGGCCAAGGAGTTCGGCATCAAGCGCGCCGATCAGGACGAGCTCGCCGCGCGCAGCCACCAGAACATGGCCGCCGCGTACGACTCCGGCTTCTTCGACGACCTGATCACCCCGTTCCTGGGCCTGACCCGCGACCAGAACCTGCGCGGCGACTCCACCGCGGAGAAGCTCGCCAAGCTGAAGCCGGTCTTCGGTGTCTCCCTGGGCGACGCGACCATGACCGCGGGCAACTCGACGCCGCTGACCGACGGCGCATCGACCGTGCTGCTGGCCAGTGACGAGTGGGCCGCCGATCGCGGACTGCCGGTCCTGGCGTACTTCGTGGACAGCGAGACCGCCGCGGTCGATTACGTCAACGGTCCGGACGGGTTGCTGATGGCCCCGACCTACGCGGTGCCGCGCCTGCTCGCCCGCAACGGGCTCACGCTGCAGGACTTCGATTTCTACGAGATCCACGAGGCCTTCGCGTCGGTGGTCCTCGCCACCCTGCAGGCCTGGGAGTCCGAGGAGTACTGCAAGGAGCGCCTCGGCCTGGACTCCGCGCTGGGGTCGATCGATCGCAGCAAGCTCAACGTCCATGGTTCGTCGCTGGCCGCGGGCCACCCGTTCGCCGCCACCGGCGGCCGGATCGTCGCGCAGGCGGCCAAGCAGATCAAGGAGAACGGCGGCGGTCGTGCGTTGATCTCCATCTGTGCCGCCGGCGGGCAGGGCGTCACCGCGATCATCGAGGGCTGA
- a CDS encoding 3-oxoacyl-ACP reductase → MAANGNTGLYSSFVHSAPGAFIAKQAGLPVPPPLRRYKASEPPLPGPVLLGGSGRLVEPLREMLSTEDYDLIQNATTGRSADKFGGLVFDATGITSPGELRQLFEFFQPAMRSTAPCARFLVIGTTPELVTDPSERVAQRALEGFTRSLGKELLKGSTVQLVYVSPDAKTGLTGLESTVRFVLSAKSAFVDAQVIRVGGADATAPKNWDRPLEGKVAVVTGAARGIGATIAEVLSRDGAHVIAADVPQAGDALSETANKVGGTAFPLDVTAADAGAKLAEHALERHGGIDIIVNNAGITRDKLLANMDDSRWDAVIAVNLIAPQTLVETLLEKGALREGGAVVDVSSIAGIAGNRGQTNYGASKAGVIGLVDAYAPILAEKGITINAVAPGFIETKMTAAIPLATREAGRLMSSLQQGGQTVDVAETVAYFANPASNAITGNVVRVCGQGFLGA, encoded by the coding sequence GTGGCCGCCAACGGAAACACTGGCCTGTACTCGAGCTTCGTCCATTCCGCGCCCGGTGCTTTCATCGCCAAACAGGCCGGACTGCCCGTCCCGCCGCCGCTGCGGCGCTACAAGGCGTCCGAGCCGCCGCTGCCCGGTCCGGTGCTGCTCGGCGGCTCCGGCCGCCTCGTCGAACCGCTTCGCGAGATGCTCTCGACCGAGGACTACGACCTCATCCAGAACGCCACGACCGGCCGCAGCGCCGACAAGTTCGGTGGTCTGGTCTTCGACGCGACGGGCATCACCTCCCCCGGTGAGCTGCGTCAGCTGTTCGAGTTCTTCCAGCCCGCGATGCGGTCGACCGCCCCGTGCGCACGTTTCCTGGTCATCGGCACCACGCCGGAACTGGTCACCGACCCGTCCGAGCGCGTCGCGCAGCGCGCTCTCGAGGGCTTCACCCGCTCGCTGGGCAAGGAGCTCCTGAAGGGCTCCACCGTTCAGCTCGTCTACGTCTCCCCCGACGCCAAGACCGGTCTGACGGGCCTCGAATCGACCGTGCGCTTCGTGCTGTCGGCGAAGTCGGCCTTCGTCGATGCCCAGGTCATCCGGGTCGGCGGCGCCGACGCGACCGCACCGAAGAACTGGGACCGCCCGCTCGAGGGCAAGGTCGCCGTCGTCACCGGCGCCGCACGCGGCATCGGCGCGACGATCGCCGAGGTCCTGTCCCGCGACGGCGCCCACGTGATCGCCGCCGACGTCCCGCAGGCCGGCGACGCGCTGTCGGAGACCGCGAACAAGGTCGGCGGCACCGCCTTCCCGCTCGACGTCACCGCGGCCGACGCCGGCGCCAAGCTCGCCGAGCACGCTCTCGAGCGCCACGGCGGCATCGACATCATCGTCAACAACGCCGGCATCACCCGCGACAAGTTGCTCGCCAACATGGACGACTCCCGCTGGGACGCGGTGATCGCGGTCAACCTCATCGCCCCGCAGACCCTCGTCGAGACGCTGCTGGAGAAGGGCGCGCTGCGCGAAGGCGGCGCCGTCGTCGACGTGTCGTCGATCGCCGGCATCGCGGGCAACCGCGGCCAGACCAACTACGGCGCCTCGAAGGCCGGCGTCATCGGGCTGGTCGACGCCTACGCGCCGATCCTGGCCGAGAAGGGCATCACCATCAACGCGGTCGCACCCGGCTTCATCGAGACCAAGATGACCGCGGCCATCCCGCTCGCGACCCGCGAGGCCGGACGCCTGATGAGCTCGCTGCAGCAGGGCGGCCAGACCGTCGACGTCGCCGAGACCGTGGCCTACTTCGCCAACCCGGCGAGCAATGCCATCACCGGCAACGTGGTCCGCGTCTGCGGCCAGGGATTCCTGGGGGCCTGA
- a CDS encoding MaoC/PaaZ C-terminal domain-containing protein gives MPKTITLPAAPGTGELYGKAVTALLPGIGKPPRVPADATAPETRYRLEGIRVDSAALQAYCHATGQRFGDTLPLTYPFVLQFPVTMKLMTSDEFPFGAVGSVHMTNTIERKRPIAAGEPLDIVTHAQNLREHRKGILIDVVSEISVGSELVTTQTATFLKQQRTSLSDEPRGPEPKSKTPPPPDAILAVDLKRIREYAAASGDRNPIHMGNLPAKAFGFPRAIAHGMWSAAAAIANVEAQLPDAVTYDVRFGKPILLPAKVNLYTRRIDGKGNFDISIRDRRKGFPHLTATTREG, from the coding sequence ATGCCGAAGACGATCACACTCCCGGCCGCTCCCGGCACCGGTGAGCTGTACGGCAAGGCGGTCACCGCGCTGCTACCCGGCATCGGCAAGCCGCCGCGTGTCCCCGCCGACGCGACCGCGCCCGAGACGCGCTACCGGCTCGAGGGCATACGGGTGGACTCGGCTGCGCTGCAGGCGTATTGCCACGCGACGGGGCAACGTTTCGGCGACACCCTGCCGCTGACGTACCCGTTCGTGCTGCAGTTTCCGGTGACCATGAAGCTGATGACGTCCGACGAATTCCCGTTCGGCGCCGTCGGTTCGGTGCACATGACGAACACGATCGAGCGCAAGCGGCCCATCGCGGCCGGCGAACCGCTCGACATCGTCACGCACGCGCAGAATCTCCGGGAGCACCGCAAGGGCATCCTGATCGACGTCGTCAGCGAGATCAGCGTCGGATCGGAACTCGTCACCACGCAGACGGCGACCTTCCTGAAGCAGCAGCGCACCAGCCTGTCCGACGAACCCCGTGGTCCCGAACCGAAGTCGAAGACCCCGCCGCCGCCGGACGCCATCCTCGCCGTCGACCTCAAGCGGATCCGTGAGTACGCGGCCGCCTCGGGCGACCGCAACCCGATCCACATGGGCAACCTGCCCGCCAAGGCCTTCGGGTTCCCCAGGGCGATCGCCCATGGGATGTGGAGTGCTGCAGCGGCCATCGCGAACGTCGAGGCGCAGCTGCCCGACGCCGTGACCTACGACGTGCGGTTCGGCAAGCCGATCCTGTTGCCGGCCAAGGTGAACCTCTACACCCGCCGCATCGACGGCAAGGGCAACTTCGACATCTCGATCCGCGACCGTCGCAAGGGATTCCCCCACCTCACCGCGACGACGCGGGAGGGCTGA
- a CDS encoding TetR/AcrR family transcriptional regulator: MSGGTKRLPRAVREQQMLDAAVKVFSENGFRETSMDAIASEAQISKPMLYLYYGSKDELFSACIARESGLFIDAMSVGFDPSLSQREQAVTVIREFLRFVHEHRQSWRVLYRVAIGTAGFAGIVSESRQRVTEMVAQLIKAGTTVEGASDIDFELTAVSIVGAAEAVADRITEGDVDLEKATNLLVGITWRGLKGVGTDS; encoded by the coding sequence ATGTCGGGCGGAACGAAGCGCCTGCCACGCGCGGTGCGTGAGCAGCAGATGCTCGATGCCGCCGTCAAGGTGTTCTCGGAGAATGGCTTTCGTGAGACCTCGATGGACGCGATCGCCTCCGAGGCGCAGATCTCCAAGCCGATGCTGTACCTGTACTACGGCTCCAAGGACGAACTGTTCAGCGCGTGTATCGCCCGTGAGTCGGGCCTGTTCATCGACGCGATGAGCGTCGGCTTCGATCCCTCGCTCTCGCAGCGCGAGCAGGCGGTCACGGTGATCCGCGAGTTCCTCCGGTTCGTCCACGAACACCGGCAGTCCTGGCGGGTGCTGTACCGCGTCGCCATCGGCACGGCCGGTTTCGCCGGCATCGTCTCCGAGAGCCGCCAGCGGGTCACCGAGATGGTCGCCCAGCTGATCAAGGCGGGCACCACGGTCGAAGGTGCCAGCGACATCGACTTCGAACTCACCGCCGTCTCGATCGTCGGCGCCGCCGAGGCGGTCGCCGACCGCATCACCGAAGGAGACGTCGACCTCGAGAAGGCCACCAACCTCCTCGTCGGCATCACCTGGCGCGGCCTGAAGGGTGTCGGTACCGACTCCTGA
- a CDS encoding glycoside hydrolase family 3 N-terminal domain-containing protein: MGPTRRPRWNRNTLTAVTVTVLCVALAACTGSTTDSPPPTPSYSVTAEAPLSSSPAPTTTPVANSCGATELAKLSVRQKLAQLIVVGVTGAADAQQIVENEEIGGIFVGSWTDKSILTSGAAARISQNSSIPLMVTVDHEGGRVSRLSALGIDNASPRELAQTKTPEQVRAIAADVGRKLKRLGVTVDFAPVADVSEESDDEVIGDRSFSNDPAVVTEYAGAYAAGLADAGITPVYKHFPGHGHGSGDSHLGVVTVPSLAELQDSDLVPFRTLLRDPGTAGAMVGHLIVPGLTKGLPASISRPAIQMLRTGVGYDGPRFDGVIYSDDLSGMAAISAQYPIEQAVEKFILAGGDVALWLSTDRVASVLDNLERAVSAGRLAPARLDDKVVRILRSKGVVNC; the protein is encoded by the coding sequence ATGGGCCCAACTCGCAGACCCCGATGGAACCGGAACACGCTGACCGCGGTAACCGTCACGGTTCTGTGCGTCGCGCTCGCGGCCTGCACCGGTTCGACGACGGACTCGCCGCCGCCGACGCCCTCGTATTCGGTGACCGCCGAGGCGCCGCTGTCGTCGTCCCCGGCGCCGACCACCACACCGGTCGCGAACTCCTGCGGCGCAACCGAACTCGCGAAGCTGTCGGTGCGTCAGAAGCTGGCGCAGCTCATCGTGGTCGGCGTGACCGGGGCGGCCGACGCGCAGCAGATCGTCGAGAACGAGGAGATCGGCGGCATCTTCGTCGGGAGCTGGACCGACAAGTCGATCCTGACGAGTGGTGCGGCAGCACGGATTTCGCAGAATTCGTCGATTCCGTTGATGGTCACCGTCGACCACGAGGGCGGCCGGGTGTCGCGACTGTCCGCGCTCGGCATCGACAACGCCTCGCCGCGTGAGCTGGCGCAGACCAAGACGCCCGAGCAGGTGCGCGCGATCGCGGCCGACGTGGGCCGCAAGCTCAAGCGTCTCGGGGTCACCGTCGACTTCGCCCCCGTCGCCGACGTGAGCGAAGAATCGGACGACGAAGTGATCGGCGACCGGTCCTTCAGCAACGACCCGGCGGTCGTGACCGAGTATGCGGGTGCGTACGCCGCGGGGTTGGCCGACGCGGGAATCACGCCGGTGTACAAGCATTTTCCGGGGCACGGCCACGGCTCCGGTGACTCGCATCTGGGTGTCGTGACGGTCCCGTCGCTGGCGGAACTCCAGGACAGCGACCTCGTGCCGTTCCGGACCCTGCTGCGCGACCCGGGGACCGCAGGCGCGATGGTCGGGCATCTGATCGTCCCGGGCCTGACGAAGGGGCTGCCCGCCAGCATCAGCCGGCCCGCGATCCAGATGCTGCGCACCGGCGTCGGTTACGACGGGCCGCGGTTCGACGGCGTGATCTACTCCGACGACCTGTCGGGAATGGCGGCGATCAGCGCGCAGTACCCCATCGAGCAGGCGGTCGAGAAGTTCATTCTCGCGGGCGGCGACGTCGCGTTGTGGCTCTCCACCGACCGTGTCGCCTCCGTGCTCGACAATCTCGAGCGCGCGGTCTCGGCCGGTCGCCTCGCGCCCGCCCGCCTGGATGACAAGGTCGTGCGCATCCTGCGGTCCAAGGGTGTGGTGAACTGTTGA
- a CDS encoding universal stress protein, with translation MDVGSVSSGSATAGSGSGGTRAGQTLMIAYDGSPNADRAIRYAGHFLRAQSAVVVTAWQPGGMTPARMSTLAGGMQPFIDTQLDAGVDQALEDEAAAINERGVTLAAECGLTARGSLVEVESTVWGALVAAAEALDVDLLVTGTRGASGLKALLRSSVAERVLKHCHRPVFIVPAQCEKEPQVTL, from the coding sequence ATGGACGTGGGGTCCGTTTCGTCCGGGTCCGCCACCGCCGGGAGCGGTAGCGGCGGTACCCGTGCCGGGCAAACTCTGATGATCGCCTACGACGGCTCGCCGAATGCCGACCGCGCCATTCGTTACGCCGGACACTTCCTCCGTGCGCAATCCGCGGTGGTCGTCACCGCCTGGCAACCCGGTGGCATGACGCCGGCGCGAATGTCCACCCTTGCCGGCGGGATGCAGCCGTTCATCGACACCCAGCTCGACGCCGGCGTCGACCAAGCTCTCGAGGACGAGGCCGCCGCGATCAACGAGCGCGGCGTGACCCTCGCGGCCGAATGTGGGCTGACCGCTCGTGGGTCGCTCGTCGAAGTGGAGTCGACGGTGTGGGGCGCGCTCGTCGCCGCGGCCGAGGCGCTCGACGTCGACCTCCTCGTCACCGGCACGCGCGGGGCGTCGGGACTCAAGGCGCTGCTGCGCTCCAGCGTGGCGGAGCGGGTCCTCAAACACTGCCACCGTCCGGTGTTCATCGTTCCCGCGCAGTGCGAGAAGGAGCCTCAGGTCACGCTGTAG
- a CDS encoding GlxA family transcriptional regulator — MSRSVVILGFPGVQALDVTGPADVFTTASIALVDQGSAVTYDLRLVSKSGLSVGTGVGLEFVAHTLPDPADPLDILILPGGTGVHDAARDPELIDWIRRAAHRARRVVSVCNGAFLAAEAGLLDGKRATTHWAVAGLLAERYPSVQVDAEALFVRGSDRVWSSAGVTAGIDLSLALIEEDHGTELAQLVARWLVLYMRRPGGQSQFAPPVWMPRARRTAIREIQERIEAEPARPHRVDDLARDASMSPRHFSRVFTDETGEAPGTYVERVRTDAARRALTQSDDTMPVIAGRCGFGSAETMRRTFVRRLGVPPEAYRRTFR; from the coding sequence ATGAGTCGATCGGTGGTGATCCTCGGTTTTCCCGGGGTGCAGGCCCTGGACGTGACGGGTCCGGCGGACGTGTTCACCACCGCGTCGATCGCGCTCGTCGATCAGGGTTCGGCGGTGACCTACGACCTCCGCCTGGTGTCGAAGTCGGGCTTGTCGGTGGGCACCGGCGTCGGCCTGGAGTTCGTCGCGCACACGCTGCCCGATCCGGCCGATCCGCTCGACATCCTGATCCTGCCCGGCGGCACCGGCGTCCACGACGCCGCGCGCGATCCCGAACTCATCGACTGGATCCGGCGGGCGGCGCACCGCGCACGACGGGTCGTCAGCGTGTGCAACGGCGCATTCCTCGCGGCCGAGGCCGGGCTCCTCGACGGCAAGCGCGCGACCACCCACTGGGCCGTCGCCGGACTCCTTGCCGAGCGTTATCCGTCGGTCCAGGTCGATGCCGAGGCCCTGTTCGTACGCGGCAGCGATCGGGTGTGGAGTTCTGCGGGCGTCACCGCCGGGATCGACCTCTCCCTGGCCCTGATCGAAGAGGACCACGGCACCGAACTCGCGCAGCTCGTCGCGCGATGGCTCGTCCTCTACATGCGCCGGCCGGGCGGCCAGAGCCAGTTCGCCCCGCCGGTGTGGATGCCGCGGGCCCGTCGCACCGCGATCCGGGAGATCCAGGAACGCATCGAGGCCGAGCCGGCCCGGCCACACCGCGTCGACGACCTGGCCCGGGACGCGTCGATGAGTCCGCGCCACTTCTCTCGCGTCTTCACCGACGAGACCGGTGAGGCGCCGGGTACCTACGTCGAGCGGGTCCGGACCGACGCCGCCCGTCGCGCGCTCACGCAGAGCGACGACACGATGCCGGTGATCGCCGGCCGATGCGGGTTCGGATCGGCCGAGACGATGCGCCGCACCTTCGTCCGCCGCCTCGGTGTACCGCCCGAGGCGTACCGCCGCACCTTCCGTTGA
- a CDS encoding DJ-1/PfpI family protein produces the protein MTQIAIVLYPQFTALDFIGPYEVLRALPDAEVRFVWHEPGPIVADSGVLVVGATHSFDETPSPDVVLVPGGPGFLAASQDEKVLDWLRAVRPGTQWTTSVCTGSIVLAAAGLLDGKPATTHWSSMAGLSLHGAKAVADERVVRALPDGDLVTAAGVSAGIDLALWLAEQIAGRARAEAIQLVIEYDPQPHLDSGHRSKASAGTIASSTMLLSRDVDKPELLKTSARLLWDRTLTKVRSRR, from the coding sequence ATGACCCAGATCGCGATCGTCCTCTACCCGCAGTTCACCGCCCTCGACTTCATCGGTCCCTACGAGGTGCTGCGCGCCCTGCCCGACGCGGAGGTCAGATTCGTCTGGCACGAACCGGGGCCGATTGTCGCCGATTCGGGCGTGCTCGTCGTCGGTGCCACGCATTCGTTCGACGAGACACCGTCGCCGGACGTCGTCCTGGTGCCGGGCGGGCCCGGATTCCTGGCCGCGTCGCAGGACGAGAAGGTCCTCGACTGGCTGCGCGCGGTCCGGCCGGGCACGCAGTGGACGACGTCGGTGTGCACCGGGTCGATCGTCCTGGCCGCGGCGGGTCTGCTCGACGGGAAGCCGGCCACCACGCACTGGTCGTCGATGGCCGGGTTGAGCCTGCACGGTGCGAAGGCTGTCGCCGACGAACGCGTCGTGCGTGCGCTGCCCGACGGCGACCTCGTCACCGCCGCCGGCGTGTCCGCCGGGATCGATCTCGCGCTGTGGCTGGCCGAGCAGATCGCCGGGCGCGCACGCGCCGAGGCGATCCAGTTGGTCATCGAATACGACCCGCAACCGCACCTGGACTCCGGGCACCGCTCCAAGGCGTCGGCCGGCACGATCGCCTCGTCGACGATGCTGCTCAGCCGCGACGTCGACAAGCCCGAACTGCTGAAGACGAGTGCGCGCCTGCTCTGGGATCGCACCCTGACGAAAGTGCGGTCGCGTCGATGA
- a CDS encoding DUF2613 domain-containing protein yields the protein MTNNRLVAGAVAGVAGILVGLGAVFLGGFLASENSPSTDLNNISPNNGFVQGSVDYGSRGGAGETN from the coding sequence ATGACCAACAACCGCCTTGTCGCCGGAGCCGTCGCCGGGGTCGCCGGCATCCTGGTGGGACTCGGCGCGGTGTTCCTCGGCGGATTCCTGGCCTCCGAGAACAGCCCGTCCACCGACCTGAACAACATCAGCCCGAACAACGGATTCGTCCAGGGCTCGGTGGACTACGGTTCGCGCGGCGGAGCCGGCGAGACCAACTGA